One genomic segment of Panicum virgatum strain AP13 chromosome 2N, P.virgatum_v5, whole genome shotgun sequence includes these proteins:
- the LOC120660587 gene encoding translation initiation factor IF-2-like has product MHDGRSPIPDPFPTTRPRRPRRPCYGPGTPAAPCPAAQPSTPRPKRAVRCFAIPTAVGVLPALRGGPPASVPGVRTGRREPRASALRGGAKASAPSARPSGEGQRPTRSASYPAAVCRGRLPSGAGQRSPPPASGPTTVRRPGTPLLRWRRKWRKELHIATAARSGGEEGRMRAGAPLLTCANAAAPRACRGPWVPAPAAVAPRRSHTGAWRGRGCPPILLLRMPAPRPSAAAPAAKLKTLDPHQDAVEAPYPLAADVTTFFEHGGLTLGVRTRTSSSTKREICRHIHRVI; this is encoded by the exons ATGCACGACGGCCGCAGCCCCATCCCTGACCCCTTCCCCACAACCCGAccccggcgcccccgccgcccatGCTACGGTCCAGGGACCCCCGCCGCACCCTGCCCTGCCGCCCAACCTTCGACGCCGCGCCCGAAGAGGGCCGTGCGGTGCTTCGCCATCCCCACCGCGGTCGGAGTGCTGCCTGCGCTCAGGGGCGGGCCACCAGCCTCCGTGCCCGGCGTGCGGACCGGCCGCCGAGAGCCGCGGGCATCTGCCCTCAGGGGCGGGGCAAAGGCCTCCGCACCCTCCGCGCGGCCCTCTGGGGAGGGACAACGGCCTACACGCTCGGCGTCCTACCCGGCCGCCGTGTGCCGCGGGCGGCTGCCCTCTGGGGCGGGGCAAAGGTCTCCGCCCCCAGCGTCCGGCCCGACCACCGTGCGCCGACCAGGGACGCCCTTGCTGCGGTGGCGCAGGAAATGGAGGAAGGAGCTGCACATCGCTACCGCAGCGAGATCTGGAGGGGAGGAAGGACGCAtgcgcgccggcgcgccgctgctCACCTGCGCCAAcgccgctgccccgcgcgcATGCCGTGGGCCGTGGGtacccgcgccggccgccgtagCCCCACGCCGCTCCCACACCGGCGCAtggcgcggccgcggctgccCGCCTATCCTGCTTCTGCGGATGCCTGCACCGCGCCCGTCCGCCGCTGCACCTGCCGCCAAGCTCAAGACCC TCGACCCACACCAAGACGCCGTCGAGGCACCGTACCCCCTCGCGGCCGATGTGACCACGTTCTTCGAACATGGCGGGCTCACCTTGGGGGTACGCACAAGAACCTCATCATCAAC CAAAAGGGAGATTTGCCGTCACATCCATAGAGTAATTTAG